gcAAGGATGGTTGTCCTTGGCAACGTGTAGTGATGGGGAATCTACAACAACAAGCAAGAAGAAGAGAGCGTGGAGAAGAGATTCTGTTCACCATCGGAGTGTGGGCAGCGGCTCCTCAGACGAGCTGCGTATGCCGGATTAAGGGTGAAGTCGGGGAGTCCGTTCCTAGTCTAGTGATACAGCTTATGCCAGAAATTGGTACACCGCAACTACCCAATTGTGTGGCTGCTGGAGAGTGCAACGATATCACTCAAGAGGCGGAGAGTCATTGAAGAAGAACTGCAGTCGGTGCAGTTCAGAGAGCAATGGTAGAGGGTTGCGACTGCTTGCTCATTACTAGTGAGGAGTGTTGGCTGCAATCGGTGCATATCGAAATGTTCGACTGAGTTCGGCGACCGGAAAGGCAACAGCAAGGTGCAATAGGATACGTCCAGTGGTTGACTTCAGTGTTGGGGAGAACGACCACACGGAAGTCTTGGCGAAGCACAACAGTGTCACCAATGCTCTTCCGAGGAAGACAGGAGATTGGATGGCTGATTGCCGAGGAAAAGGAAGAAGCATAAAAGATCTTCAAGAGGAGGAGCAGGAGTCTTTGCTCTTATTAGTTATACCTTCTCCAtcataaatctgaagtttcatGCGCCGAAGAGGAGCACGATATTGTAATGTTAGCAACTCTATCTAAAGGTATTCATCCACCTTGTATGGGTCTAGAGAGGATGGAGAGGCATCCTCCACCATTTCCTCACTCTGATCTAACACAACTAATAAAGAGAGTTTGCACAACTCAAGAATACTCTCAACAGAGTATTAGAAGACTGTTTAATCCCATCGAAAAATCCTGGAAGACAAAAAGCAAGAACCGGGAACCTTTTCCCAAGAGACAGTGCCTCAGCTTGAAGAAGGGAAATGGGAGCCCTAAGTGCCCCAATCAGTACCATCTTTCACAGTAGAAGATGGGTCAGGAGCTTCTGCTACAACACGAATGCTTCCCTTGTAACACCTCTGCAATGAAGTAGCAGCGACAGCCTCCTCCACATGAAGAGAGGTTGGGGATCTCGCCTCAGTCAACGGTGCCTTGCCCAGAAAGAGGAGCTGTCACCGCAGAAGGCGACCTCAAAGGAGAGGAAGACTTTAGACTGGAAGAGGATTTCAAGAATGAAGCAAGTTCAAGAATGAAGCAAGTTCCAGAGAGGGGGATGGTCTCGAAGAAGAGTGAATGTTTCAAAGAGGAGGAAGATGGAGGTAGTGATGCCGAGGGGAGAGATGAAGGATGGGGAAGGAGGAAGTTGAtcttgataggaagaggggatagagTTAATAAATATAAGGTTCaatcttcaatcttctatatttctcttaagaaaattttttataattttaaaaactttaTCTAATTTTATGACTGGATTTATATAGTCTCTaaagatacattacattaattatattcaagatgaatcattctctttcaagaaatcaTTTCAAGAATTaataatcaatttgacttatcattccatagacttttaatccattttttcttttttttcttgatgtaatgaatctccctcttgatgcgatgaacctttcttttgatgaaataaatctttttatgacacttgaacaagtttaattctaatattttttCCCCTTAAGCTTGTTCCATCTAACATGTCAAGTTTCTTttgaagttgttgaaatatttcaaatttgagagATTTTGTAAGTATATCAGTTACTTATTTACTTGTCTTGATATGATATAgctccacttctttatttttgatatgatctcttatgaaatgaaatcttgtgTCTATATGCTTTGATCTTTCATAGTAGACTAgattcttggctaaggcaatagctgatttATTATCAATATAAATCTTAGTTGACTTCTCATGTGgcatatgaagttcttggagtaatcttcttagtcagattgcatgacaaacactagaagaagtTGTTATATATTCTGTTTCACAACTTGATAAAGTGACGATCTGTTGCTTTTTTTGAAAaccaagtgaatgtagcttcaccaaaataaaatacaaatccaatTGTACTCTTCCGATCACCGTAGCTTTCAGCCCAATCACTGTCACTATATCCAATAAACTCTAACATTTTAGTTGATGAATAGAATATTCCATATTCAATTGTTCTTTtaatatatcgtaaaaattttttAACGaaatttaaatgagatgtcttaggaatttccatatatctacttattaaaccaactccaaataatATATCAGGTtgagtgcatgtcaaataccttaaacatccgactagacttttataataaattagattAATATATTTACCTTCACCTACTTTAGTCTGGTGCCATATTCAACAGGTGTATCTGTAGGATGACAATCAAAACTTCTTTAAAACTTCCTTTgtataattttcttgtgagataaaaattcctccattatcttgtataacttTGATACCGAGGAAATAAGTTATTAAGCCCAAGTCGgtcatctcaaactcttttttcatATAGTGCTTAAAGTCTTTAATCATGGAGCTACTATTGcttgtaaatattaaatcatctataTACAAGCATACAAATaagacatcttcattagaattagaTTTCATATAGAGAGTATGTTCATATgaacatttagaaaaattattttgaataaaataagcatATATTCAAGAATTCCATGTtcgtggggcttgtttaagcccataaagagttcttttttactttatatactttgttttcttgttcatgaataataaaactagggggttgttgaatatatacctcttcttcaagaattccattaagaaatgttgatttaacattcatttataaaatttttcatttcatttgagctACTAGAGATATAAGTAATCTTATTGTCTCTAGTTGAGTAACTATtacaaatacttcttcatagtcaatCCCAAATTGTTGTTTATAACCCTTTGCAACTAATCGGGCtttgtatttctccacctctccttttatatttctttttgttttgaagatctaCTTAACATCGATAGCTTGGTAGTCTtttggaagtgtagtaagctcctatgtattatttttgttaatggcatgaatctcttTATTCATAGTTTGTcaccatttttcatctctataagcttcttcgaaggttaatggatcatatcctgcaaaatgataaaataaaaaaagtttatcattgttagtatcaatccttcgagtcacatcgTATAGCTTCTGAATCGGTCTTGTCTTTCTTATAATTgaacttcttgaatcatgtgacctagctgatctaggtgataGTTTCGGCAAAGCCACTTTAATGCTTgtttgtattatatcatcttcttcttctgaagctatagctttcttatgctgctcatcacttttccaatTCCAAAtatgttgttcatcaaactcaacatctcttaacatcataactttatttgtattaggattgtagagtttgtaaccattggaattctctggataacctagcaaaatgtaTTTCTGACctttatcctccaattttgttctcttttcttctgatatcttggcaaatgcaatacttaaaaaaattctcaaatgatcaactcttggtttttgtaagctccatgTTTCTTCTGGTGTAATATTACTAATTTGCTTTGTGGGAAAcctattaagcaaataaactgcacaagtaaCAACATCTCCCtaaaattctttaggaatttttcttttctttaacatGCATCAGACCATATTAAAGATagtcctatttttttctttctgagacattattttgttgaggtgtgtatggcatggtgaattgatatagaattttattatttctacaaaaactttcaaatttatttgatatatattcaccacccctatctattcttaaacatttaatcttacaacaactttgtctttcaacaaaattcttaaattctttgaattttctttaaaaaaatttcttttcttttaacatttaAACCCAAATTTTaccactatgatcatcagtgaaggtaagaaaatatCTACTTCCTCCAAATGATAttggattgatagggccacaaacttTTGAGTTCACTAGATTAAGTCGACGAaatgctctttttgttcttctgacTTTGAAtgactttctttcttgcttactcATGACATatacttcacataattttgaTAAGTGATCAATTTTTAGCATTTCTATCACCATATTATatttctctagaagtttcaaagcctccaAATTTcagtgagcatatctaagatgccaaagtgtagaaatatcctcaatataagctttaaaataatttgattaattaaaaatacttaaatgcagaggaaacattctattctttgTTATTTTTACATGTAATATCattgttttatttttatcatgaatTGAGAGAGCCATATCTCTCATCTCAGTATCATAATCTTTTTCGAGTAATTATCCCAAGTTTATAATACTATTTTTCATATCATgaacataataaacatttgaaatgtataattctttgccattattaagttcaaggagaattttacctttgcctcttattGGTATTTGAGACAAATCACAAAATGTAATATTCCCGaaataacttgtatccatttctgaaaatagctctttgatgccacacatgtgatttgaggctcctgtatctagataTCATGTCATAGACTGATCCTCTTTCACATTATCGTAACTCATTAACAAAACCTGATTTtcgttcttttcttcctcaataaAATTtaccttatcaccttgattgttaggattataataatattcataagagtaatgtctATACCTTTTGCAAATATAGCATTGTATTTTAGGCTTTTTAGAATTTCTATCATGACGGTCTCGACCACGTCCTCGACTATAACCTCAGCCTCTTTGGCTAAAATTTTCTCCAATATTTTCATTGttttgagattcttgattggtctgatttctaCCTCATTTTCCTCTTTGTCcttatcctcttcctctttgagaatttgatttacctttcttttcaagagcAAGCTTAGTTTGTAGTGCTTGCTTCATAGTTAcgtcttcttctctttttgtaatcctttatttatgaacttgaagggaactcATAAGTTCttcgaaagatatttttttcaaatctttagattcttcaatcgcaatagcaataaaatcaatttttaaatttagaaatctcagtatttttttattactctctgatcatttatttgttcatcatttcgtctcatttgatgaacaatagaaatgatttttgagaagtaatcagaaataatTTTAGAAGTTTTTTTCAAACTCGTCTTCAATCTCAGTATTTTTTCAAACTCGACACGTAAAACTTGTAGAcaaagtttctttaccttattaacaccaccgaatgctttttgaagcatttcccaagcctcctttgaagtatttgctggagcaaTGATCTCGAATATTGTATCATCAAGCCTTTGGTAGATCgtgaacaaagcctttttctctttctttcttctttctttgagttgtttttctttttctgcattcattgctcttTCTTCTGCTAGACTTAGTTCAATAAATCCATCTTCTATaaactctcatacatcttgggagcctagaagaaccttcatttggatacaccatatatcataattttcttttgtcaatctagGAATCTGGAGTTGAATGgtatttgaagaagaggaggtcaTAGCTTAACCTATACTCTCATACCAAATGTTAATCTTGATAAGAAGAAGAGATAGagtttttgaaattataaaaaaaaaaaatttatagaaatatagaagattgtagTTTATCCTACCCTTCATCTATTTGATaactttatctttttttcttatcAAGATCAACAGGAAGTacgtcaaaataataataataataataaagttttaAAATATGGAAATGATGTATGTAATATATAGTTTGCTGGCATTTTTAGAAGATCAAGAAATATATaaggaatcaaaaaataaaaaagaaaaaatggttCACATGATCTCATATCCCAGTGGAAAATTTTATTCTAAAAACACGGTCAACTTTGTATAGGAAAGCTAACTCATCGCACGTCACAAGTGGTGACTATTGATGAAGAAAAAATAACTTACCTACCATTTATTTTGATTATTCTACCGTAATATTAGGATTGATTACTCGTATATTAGATACTATTCATTTTTGGTACATACACGTTCCCTTCACATCTACTCTTTAATCGAACGTGACGTGCTTCTTTAATTATATGTACATCACCACATTCATTACGTCTTCCTACGTTTATACAAGCAGAAAAACGAACCGAGCGCAAGACATTACGTCATCATCTGACGCACCCTCCCTctcgcggaagaagaagaagacgaggaaggCTGGGATTCTCGCGCCAGCGTCCAGCGTTTCTCGTAACAACACAGACTGAGATTGTGGGACGGGGTCGTGGTCCCACCACCGACGTGAAGGGTAAGTCGGCAAACCCTGATCGAGGCAGCGCAAGATAGGCCGATGACTTCGTCTCCAAGTATCCACCGCCCAGCGCAGCGTTTGGTCTGCGTGACGCAAGAACAATCAAGTCAACAAACACACCATGACGGAACGTTCAAAGGTCACACGGCCGTCTCCATTAGTGGCTCTACTTGACACCATGACTACACTGATCCCATCTCTATAAAGGACGGCCCGCGCTGCCCGTTTGATAACCCACGGAACAATTGCCTACTTCCGCTATGGCGACGCTGAGCGATCAGTGGGCGAGCCTGGGCTCCCTCGCGGCCAGCATCATGTTCCTGTGGGCCGTCGTCGGCCGCTACGTCCCCCTCCACCACCTCGAGCACTCCATCACCAAGCACTCCCGCCGCCTCTTCGCCTTCGTCTACCCCTACGTCCAGGTCACCATCCCCGAGTTCTCCGGCGAACGCATGAAGCGCAGCGAGGCCTACACCTACATCGAGGCCTACCTCAGCAACTCTTGCTCGCAGAACGCCAGCAGGCTCAAGGCCGAGCTCGGCAAGGACAGCGGCAGCCTCACGCTCAGCATGGACGAGCACGAGGAGGTCACCGACGAATTTGAGGGCGCCAAGCTCTGGTGGGCCTCCGTGTCTCGCTCTCCTCCCTCGCAGTCCATCTCCTGGTACCCGTCGCCCGATTCCCGGCGGTACTATAGGCTGACCTTCCATCGCCGCCACCGCGATTCCGTAGTCGGGCAGTACCTCGCCCACGTGCTGCGCGAGGGGCGCGAGGTGGGGCTCCGGAAACGACAGCGCAAGCTGTACACCAACAACCCCAGCAACGATTGGTATGGGTACAAGAGAACGGTGTGGAGCCACGTCGTGTTCGAGCACCCGTCCACCTTCGACACGCTCGCCATGGATCCCGGGAAGAAGCGGGAGCTGATGGACGACCTGATCGCCTTCCGCAACGGCAAGGACTACTACACCAAGATCGGCAAGGCGTGGAAGAGGGGCTACCTTCTCTACGGCCCGCCCGGAACCGGAAAGTCCACCATGATCGCCGCCATCGCCAACTTCCTGGACTACGACGTCTACGACCTGGAGCTGACCTCCGTCAAGAACAACACCGAGCTGAGGAAGCTTTTCATCGAGACGACCAGCAAGTCCATCATCGTCATCGAGGACATCGACTGCTCGCTCGATCTCACCGGCAAGCGGAAGAGCACCAAGAGCAAGAAAGAGGACGAGGGAGGCGACGACAAGCCGAAGCTGCCGGGGGAGAAGGAGGACAAGGAGGAGAGCAAGGTGACGCTCTCCGGGCTGCTCAACTTCATCGACGGCCTGTGGTCGGCCTGCGGCGGGGAGCGGCTCATAATCTTCACCACCAACCACGTGGAGAAGCTGGACCCGGCGCTGATACGGAGGGGGAGGATGGACAAGCACATCGAGCTGTCCTACTGCCACTTCGAGGCGTTCATGGTGCTGGCCAAAAACTACCTGGACATCGACTCGCACCCGCTGTTCGACACCATCAAGGGGCTGATGGAGGAGGTGAAGATGACGCCGGCGGACGTGGCGGAGAACCTGATGACCAAGTCCGTGAAGGACGATGCCGATTCGCGCCTCGAGGGCTTGATTCAGGCACTGGAAATGGCCCGGGGAGCGGCGGCCAAGGCAGACGAAGGCAGTGGCGTGGACGAGACCGTGGAGAGCGAGTAGATCGCATCGATACTTTGTCTTGTCGTTTGTGGTTGTTCCTTTCGGATCCGGGTTGGACTCCGATCCGATCCGGCATCTTTTACTATGACACAGGAACAATAGGATTCCAACTCGTCAATTcaattatatttgaataatattgcGGTTACGTTGtccaagtcatatatatatatatagttgattaATGAAATGGTAATTTAATGAAGCTGACATTTGTATATGATTAAAGAGTTCCAACTCTGGGATCTATCAAAATTTGAATATCATCCAAACTAGTGACATtaattggattttttttatcatcttaaAGATCAAAACTCGCATCATAGAAAATTTTATTGTATATTTAGAAATAAGATTAATTGGATTTctcaagaattatatatatatatatcctatttATTTAAGTTAGATTAAAGTATTATCGATAACTAAGaagaacataaataaaaaaaaagcaccGGAGTCATATTCAAGACGACAAAAGATAGGATGAAAAATGTCTCAGATCTATCAGCAATTTATACTTACTGTAGCAATGCATCAAACTTCTTGTTGAAGGCAAAAAGAACATGTTATCATCACGTTGTCATCTTTGATGACAACGGCAATAAAAATACTATCGTAATTTTTGGTCAAACAAGGGCAAGTAAACATGATGAGTCGGTGATACCTGTTAGAATTTGTCGTCATCCACTTTGTCTCTTGGAAGCCAAGTCAAAGTTGGCAGTGCTCGTGTGGACACGGCAAATGAAGCTTATTCCGTCGAAGACTCTGCAGATGACTAAAAAGCTCAGCAAGTAGGAACGGCACACCACGTAACTCAACCACAATAAGAAAACATGGCAGTAGTATGCTATAACATCAGCATCTACTTGAATCATTTACTGAACAAGATAGTACTAAAAATAGTGAATAACTCATTGGATTTTAGTGTATCaaaatgcttcaaaaaataaatttgggtTTGCAATTGCAAGTTTTAGCAATCATCGTTTGTATCTACCtaatttggtttggtttggtttaaGGGGGTGGTGTTTCAATGTCTGAGACTCCTGTAAATACAGCTCTAGAATCCTGCTTCCGTctgacaaaagaagaaaaaataaaatataagagaAAAAAGACAAGtagaaataatataaaatttatttattttgtaaaATATGTTCTACAATTAATATGACATAACATTAGTAATAAATAATGAAATAAATAGTAGCACTATTATTTGAATGTTGATTAAAAACCCACCATCCAACTGTGTGATGATATTGTTCAAATAataacatcatcatcattattgttattattatttaatgcCCATATGAATGcacaaaacaagaaaagaaaattctctTCAGTATGGATTGATAGATggaagggaaaaagaaaaggcaTCAAGAGacaatgaaaaagaaagaaagaaagaaagaaatagagGAAATAGGAAAACAAATATAAAGCAAAGTAGGGAGAACAATGATAAATTTTTCTCTTTcctcaaatatattatatattatatgtgttAATACATCTACTATATCATAACATTTATATGAAGtaaaataattataatcataatttGAATGTTTTCATTAAAAATCTACTGATCTAATCAATTGATTCACCAACTTAATTAGTAATTTTACAATCCAAGACTTGGTAAGGTCGATTTTCGGTTATGATcactatgaagaaaaaaaaaaactccatcATGTAATTATTCCCTCCCAACCTCGTTTCTCGTCTCAAACATATATTTATAGTACTTATTCTTCATTATTAGGGATGATATCAATAAAGGAGGGGTGAGAAATGATGGTGGAAAACAATGGTTGATATGGGCGATATAAGAAGAGACAAATGGAATGGGAATCAATAGAGCCAATTAGATCCAGATGATAAGAACATGAATAATGTACAAAAAATTGTGTATCTATATAAGCATGTATGGATCCAGATGAGTCAACCTGTCACTCATATGATCTATCTCCAGGTTTATACTCTTAGATGCAAtgacattgataaaaaaaatttaaaagttaCCAGAGTCAAATAAGATCCAAGTTTGCAACCTCAGTGGTACTGTGCTGGAGATGGCACCAAAATGCCTTAGCCCAAACAGTTCAAATGTGATGCTGGGGACTGAGTGCTCACTGAAGAACAAGTGAAGGCCAGTAGACATGACTTCGTGACCTGCACTCATGGCTGCAAGTGTTAGGAGAGCTGTTCAAGGAAGTAATCAGAGATGTTCCATATGTTTTAAAGAGAAACCAAACTATTTGTGCCCAAAACTGCTGAATTCAACAGAACCTCCTACTTGGTCAAGAACAGCAATCACAACTACTTGAGGCCATGGACAGTGCCAGGTTGAAGTTCAGTACTTTGTCAGGTGCAACAGGGTCATGCTTCATGAGATTATTACCTGCAGCTGTTATAGCAATGAGTGGAGAAGCATCAAGAAATATTTTCTTGGACCCTCCAGCTCTGCTGTGAACTTGACAAAGGCACCAACAAGGATGTGAAAAGAGTTGGCAGCAACAGCAACGCAAGCATCCAGTATGAAAGAGCTTAGGTTGCAATTGAGCATCGTCCCACTGAGTCCCAGGAAACCCTACATACATAGAAAAAAGTTTTCTTAAATCACAGAGATGCTGAATTGATAAAATGGAACACCATTTATTCTTTGAAACTGAAGGTGCAGAGATGTAGGATGATAACAATAGCTAGAACAAATGAACAATAATTTTGTGAAACTCGTACAAGATAATAGTGCATATATGCTAAATTGAAAGATGTAAAGCAAAACATAGTCCTCCATTCAATGAAGTTTGCATCAACTCCCAACAGCTGGTTCTCATAAGCTTTAGAGTTTAGTACATCTTTTCAATTAGTTGCACTATTTACTTAGTTCCCAATTAGATGGATCTTGGTCTGCAATATCTTACCAATTTGAAGAGCCTTGATAAGATCTAAGAAATAGATTTCAGAAAAGGATGGCACTATGTATTTAGTTCCCAATTAGATGCATCTTGGTCtgcaatatcttatcaatttggagAGATTTGATACTAAGAAATAGATTTCAGAATAGGGTACTCTGAGGACTAATGGaaggagagaaaacaaagaagataaaaaatggaTGATCTAGCATGCAAATTTCCAGAATGCAATCACACTAAATGATGCCTAAATAAAATTGAGGCCATGAATATGTTCTGTCTAGCCAGAGACATGCAGAAGATCACATTTTATTGTCTAACAGAGAAAAAAAACTAGAAAGAGCATGCACTTGGTTCTGGCATAGCTATGAAGACATATAACTGGCAAGGGAGGAAAGAAAATAACTGCATGGACTCAAGTCAATGTATATGCATGGTTGTTTTGATCAGAATAGCTATTCACTAGATAGAACCTATAAATAAGTATAAAAACATTTAGAATAAAAACAGTTTGTAAGATTTATAACATCAAAATTTGCTGCCACAAATAAAAGGTCTATAAGCATACAGTAATCTAAGCACTTTATCTAACAACATACGGGAAGATCTCTTCTACAAAGAGCAAATTCACTGAAGTCAAGATAACTGCAGCAAGGGTACTTCAACAACATAGATTCGAAAAACTAGTTAGACATTTTCTGAAACTAAACTTAACATATGAACcatattcaataaatttataccAAAGAAGGCAATGTTCATACTGTAAACATAAAGAATATAGACTTATAAGATGAGATTTTTATATTATCCAACTCAGGAGAATCACTGTCCTCACATGTCCATAGATCTAGGACACATCAGATACTTTGGCTACATATGGTACTGTGAGGGCAGTAATTCTTGGTTGTTATTTTGTTCAAAGTGTtattttcttctttctatttgtgaaaccaaCAATACATGTTCCGAAGAGACATTGACAAATATCTTCTTAATTAATACCattaaaattgattaaaacaGGTAAGACACTTGTTCAGAAagagacattaaaattttaataccaTGACTCCATCCTTTTTGCCTTTTCAAATTATCAGAACCTTAGAAGATAGACCAGAAAAGGCATATTTAAATGACAATCCAGCATAATGCAAAATATTGCCATCGATCAATCAAACAAGCTGTGCAAGTTTAGCCTGGCAAATAACACAGTATTTGATAAAAGATGAGGTTTCAAATTTGTCCAAAATAAGGTATGTAATACCGTATcataccgatgtttcgaggttagctcggtatggtacggtaccggcataccgagcggtacatcaagGCATACCGAACGGTACATCAGGGCTTACCGAGTGATTTCCTTTTACTGTAGTAATGTTACAGtatattactgtagcactgtagcacggtccgtccggtagcgagcggtccgcataccggtatgtcattggaccggtacgtaccgcccgtaccgagcaataccattcaaaattgcataccatggtcCAAAGTACTTAAGTAAAGATAAAAACTTCAGACATAAGAAGCTAACTTAAACTTGCTTAAACAAAAAAAGCAAGAAGTTTACATCACTGAGTAATATTGATGTATTTAAATAAAGTGGTCAGTGATTAAAAATTTATGTAAACAACTGTCCGTGACTAAAGCAGCACATGTAAATGCTCACTAGAGATACAACAAGACCTATGTCTAAGTAAAATTTGCAACCTTCTGATCCTTCCAACATCTACCAGTTATGCTCATTTAGAGGTGATCTTTTACCAGAAACCAGTTGTATGCTGTTCTTTAAAGAAATATACTTCCTATCATCAATTATGTCAGAGTTGAACAGATATTTCTTATCAAATTTTGTGACAGAATTCTCATCTTCAGCTTTCTGCAAGACCTCATCCCAGTTTCTCATCAGCTCTTCATCTGCATGATACATCATGCCTATCATATTGTTGAACCCCATCATCTGTTGAATCAACTCTTCCTTTTCTGATAAGAGCTTCGCATTTCTGTTATGAAGGGCCTCTATGTTGTCCTTGAGTTTTCCTAATTGGTCCACCAAAGTTCTTTTCTCAATCTGCAAGAAATTTAGTTCATCCAGTACTTGAACATGCTTCTTCTCATTTTCCAAACTTTGCATGGACAGTTGAACTTTAAGTTGTTCTAtgcaattctttgaatttaatgaTGAAATTTCTTCAGACTTCAAGTTCAACAGCAGCATGTTAATCTCCTTTTCCAGTTCAACAGCAAAGATGCTTTGGAACTTGGACTCTTGCTCCATTAACACATAAGTCGCAGCCATATACTCCAAATCATCAAGAAGTGAGTGGATCTCAAGTTGCTTGTCTTTGAGTTGAGAATCAGTGGTCGCTTCCACAGAACAGG
The DNA window shown above is from Musa acuminata AAA Group cultivar baxijiao chromosome BXJ2-4, Cavendish_Baxijiao_AAA, whole genome shotgun sequence and carries:
- the LOC135610190 gene encoding AAA-ATPase ASD, mitochondrial-like, translated to MATLSDQWASLGSLAASIMFLWAVVGRYVPLHHLEHSITKHSRRLFAFVYPYVQVTIPEFSGERMKRSEAYTYIEAYLSNSCSQNASRLKAELGKDSGSLTLSMDEHEEVTDEFEGAKLWWASVSRSPPSQSISWYPSPDSRRYYRLTFHRRHRDSVVGQYLAHVLREGREVGLRKRQRKLYTNNPSNDWYGYKRTVWSHVVFEHPSTFDTLAMDPGKKRELMDDLIAFRNGKDYYTKIGKAWKRGYLLYGPPGTGKSTMIAAIANFLDYDVYDLELTSVKNNTELRKLFIETTSKSIIVIEDIDCSLDLTGKRKSTKSKKEDEGGDDKPKLPGEKEDKEESKVTLSGLLNFIDGLWSACGGERLIIFTTNHVEKLDPALIRRGRMDKHIELSYCHFEAFMVLAKNYLDIDSHPLFDTIKGLMEEVKMTPADVAENLMTKSVKDDADSRLEGLIQALEMARGAAAKADEGSGVDETVESE